A genome region from Methanobacterium subterraneum includes the following:
- the lonB gene encoding ATP-dependent protease LonB translates to MANYNPDSEVSPDETLKLRSYKTSGDIEVPDRIIDQIIGQKEAVETVKKAAKQRRNVLLIGEPGVGKSMLAKGMAELLPPEELQDILVYPNMEDNHNPLIGVMPAGEGKNVVTNYKVKAKGQEERKNMFMIAIISLILVIGFVMQQFLAAIIAAGIVFLALQQMKPRSTVMVPKLLINNNKNNMAPFIDATGAHAGALLGDVRHDPYQSGGLGTPAHERVEAGMIHKANKGVLYVDEIGSMHMKTQQELLTAMQEKKYQITGQSETSSGAMVRSQEVPCDFVLVASGNLHVLEGMHPALRSRIRGYGYEVFMKDSMKDTEENRDKLVQFVAQEVKKDGRIPHFSKEAVAEIIHEAQRRAGKKDSLTLKLRDLGGLVRAAGDIAKGEKADYVTVDHVLSAKKLARTLEQQIADRYIVQKKRYRVFKSEGGEVGKVNGLAIIGDRSGIIMPIAAEAAPAQSKDEGKIIATGKLGEIAKEAVQNVSALVKKHTGTDISNYDIHIQFLQSYEGVEGDSASVSVATAVVSALENIPVDQSVALTGSLSIRGDVLPVGGVTGKIEAAAEAGIRKVLIPKSNMEDVLIEERYREKIEIVPVETLSEVLEHTLSGKGKKSLMDKMQKITDMVPHGILQKPATH, encoded by the coding sequence AGAATCATAGATCAGATCATTGGCCAGAAAGAGGCCGTGGAAACAGTTAAAAAGGCAGCAAAACAACGCCGTAACGTTCTTCTAATTGGAGAACCTGGTGTTGGAAAATCCATGCTTGCCAAGGGAATGGCTGAACTACTTCCCCCTGAAGAACTTCAGGACATATTAGTATATCCCAACATGGAAGACAACCACAACCCCCTGATTGGTGTAATGCCGGCTGGTGAAGGAAAAAATGTGGTGACCAATTACAAGGTCAAGGCCAAAGGACAGGAAGAACGTAAAAACATGTTCATGATCGCTATAATCAGCCTGATACTGGTTATCGGTTTTGTAATGCAACAATTCCTGGCAGCCATCATCGCCGCGGGCATAGTATTCCTGGCCCTGCAGCAGATGAAACCCCGCAGCACAGTAATGGTGCCCAAACTACTCATTAACAACAACAAAAATAACATGGCCCCATTCATTGATGCCACTGGAGCCCATGCTGGGGCCCTTTTAGGGGATGTCCGACACGATCCTTACCAGTCTGGTGGATTGGGAACCCCTGCCCACGAACGGGTGGAAGCAGGAATGATTCACAAGGCTAATAAGGGAGTGCTTTACGTTGATGAAATAGGTTCCATGCATATGAAAACCCAGCAGGAACTATTAACTGCAATGCAGGAGAAGAAATACCAGATTACGGGTCAGAGTGAGACCAGCAGTGGTGCAATGGTTCGTTCCCAGGAGGTCCCCTGTGACTTTGTATTGGTGGCTTCTGGAAACCTGCACGTACTGGAAGGAATGCACCCTGCACTCCGAAGCAGGATCAGAGGTTACGGTTACGAAGTGTTCATGAAGGACTCCATGAAGGACACTGAAGAAAACCGTGATAAACTGGTTCAATTCGTGGCCCAAGAAGTTAAAAAGGATGGAAGAATACCTCACTTCAGTAAAGAAGCTGTAGCTGAGATAATCCACGAGGCCCAGCGCCGAGCTGGTAAAAAAGACTCTTTAACTCTAAAACTAAGGGATCTCGGTGGCCTGGTAAGGGCTGCTGGTGACATAGCCAAAGGGGAAAAAGCAGATTACGTAACTGTAGATCACGTTCTCAGTGCGAAAAAACTGGCTAGAACCCTGGAGCAGCAAATAGCCGATCGTTACATTGTCCAGAAGAAACGTTACCGGGTTTTCAAATCTGAAGGTGGTGAAGTGGGTAAAGTTAACGGTCTTGCAATCATTGGCGACCGTAGTGGTATTATCATGCCCATTGCAGCTGAAGCAGCACCAGCCCAAAGTAAAGATGAAGGTAAAATCATAGCCACAGGTAAACTGGGAGAAATTGCCAAGGAAGCAGTTCAAAACGTCAGTGCCCTGGTTAAAAAGCACACTGGAACCGACATATCCAATTACGATATTCACATTCAGTTCCTCCAGTCCTACGAAGGAGTGGAAGGTGACAGTGCCAGTGTCTCAGTGGCCACTGCAGTTGTATCTGCACTGGAAAACATACCAGTTGACCAGTCAGTAGCCCTAACTGGATCATTAAGTATTCGTGGGGATGTGCTACCTGTAGGTGGTGTAACCGGTAAAATCGAAGCTGCGGCCGAGGCAGGAATTCGTAAAGTTTTAATTCCTAAATCTAACATGGAAGACGTGCTCATAGAAGAACGGTACCGTGAAAAGATAGAAATCGTACCAGTGGAAACTTTAAGCGAGGTACTGGAACACACCCTCAGTGGTAAGGGTAAAAAAAGCCTCATGGACAAAATGCAGAAGATCACAGACATGGTACCTCATGGTATCCTGCAAAAACCTGCAACCCACTAA
- a CDS encoding helix-turn-helix domain-containing protein, with protein sequence MGVRGPKPGFVDVACPNKSCADYGKTENGNIVGNGTYQTKNGPVHKFICRTCSKSFTSHSNTILHDLRTNEETVFLALKMILKGMSLRSTAEVLGVKLDTVRRWLRIASEHSEEINKVLMKDIKVDKVELDELWTFVKKKQFREWSMNQKMKDGSG encoded by the coding sequence ATGGGTGTTCGTGGTCCTAAACCTGGTTTTGTGGATGTGGCTTGTCCTAACAAGAGCTGTGCAGATTACGGGAAAACTGAAAACGGTAATATTGTGGGTAATGGAACCTACCAGACAAAAAATGGTCCTGTTCACAAATTTATTTGTCGAACATGCTCTAAAAGTTTCACTTCACATTCAAATACAATATTACACGATTTAAGAACAAATGAAGAGACAGTTTTTTTGGCTTTGAAAATGATTTTAAAAGGCATGAGTTTACGGAGCACAGCAGAAGTTTTAGGTGTTAAACTGGATACTGTGCGCAGATGGCTGCGCATAGCTTCTGAACACAGCGAAGAAATAAACAAAGTCCTTATGAAAGACATAAAAGTTGATAAAGTGGAGTTAGATGAGTTGTGGACTTTTGTTAAAAAAAAACAGTTCCGAGAATGGAGCATGAATCAGAAGATGAAAGATGGATCTGGTTAA